In Hwangdonia lutea, a single window of DNA contains:
- a CDS encoding polyprenyl synthetase family protein, with protein MHLIEKYRTEFVGFLDNYSTEKEPQTLYNPIKYILNLGGKRLRPVLTLMTADIFSNDFKKALPAALSIEVFHNFSLVHDDIMDDAPLRRGQKTVHEKWDINTGILSGDAMLIMAYQLFENYEANIFQALAQLFSKTALEVCEGQQYDIDFETRDDVTVAAYLKMIEYKTAVLVGAAMKMGAIVANASAEDQDNIYEFGKNLGIAFQLQDDYLDAFGNPETFGKQVGGDIIVNKKTYLYIKALEFSNETERAALQQLFATNTDAAENKVALVKEIFNSTGSAQATKIAIEDYTKKAFLVLESLHISDDKKELLKNFGMSLMNRNV; from the coding sequence ATGCATCTTATAGAAAAATACAGAACAGAGTTTGTTGGGTTTTTAGATAATTACTCAACGGAAAAAGAACCCCAAACATTATACAATCCCATTAAGTATATTCTAAATTTAGGGGGCAAAAGATTGCGTCCGGTTTTAACCTTGATGACAGCCGATATTTTTAGCAACGATTTTAAAAAAGCATTGCCCGCAGCTTTAAGCATTGAAGTGTTTCATAATTTTTCTTTGGTACACGACGATATTATGGACGATGCGCCCTTGCGACGCGGACAAAAAACAGTACACGAAAAGTGGGATATAAACACAGGCATTCTCTCGGGCGATGCCATGTTGATTATGGCGTACCAACTTTTTGAAAACTACGAAGCCAACATTTTTCAAGCTTTGGCACAATTGTTCAGTAAAACGGCTTTAGAGGTTTGTGAGGGTCAACAATACGATATTGATTTTGAAACCAGAGACGATGTAACGGTTGCAGCCTATTTAAAAATGATTGAATACAAAACCGCTGTTTTGGTTGGCGCCGCCATGAAAATGGGCGCTATTGTTGCAAACGCTTCCGCGGAAGATCAGGATAACATTTACGAGTTTGGTAAAAATTTAGGTATCGCTTTTCAATTGCAAGACGACTATTTAGATGCTTTTGGCAACCCTGAAACTTTTGGTAAACAAGTGGGTGGCGATATTATTGTTAACAAAAAAACCTATTTGTATATTAAAGCGCTTGAGTTTTCAAATGAAACGGAAAGGGCAGCATTACAACAATTATTTGCAACGAATACCGATGCAGCTGAAAATAAAGTAGCGCTTGTAAAAGAAATTTTTAATTCGACAGGTTCTGCCCAAGCCACAAAAATAGCCATTGAAGATTACACGAAAAAAGCTTTTTTGGTTTTGGAATCACTACATATTTCTGATGATAAAAAAGAACTTTTAAAAAACTTTGGAATGAGTTTAATGAACAGGAATGTTTAA
- a CDS encoding RrF2 family transcriptional regulator, protein MFSKACEYGIKASIFIATNSFEGKRVSPKEIAMEIDSPQAFTAKILQALVKHDIINSIKGAYGGFEISRDKIATIKLNQIVKAIDGDSIYNGCGLGLHKCDEAHPCPVHDKFKAIRDSLKHMLENTSLEELALNIKSGASFLKI, encoded by the coding sequence ATGTTTTCTAAAGCTTGCGAATATGGTATAAAAGCATCCATTTTTATTGCAACCAATTCTTTTGAAGGTAAACGCGTTAGCCCTAAAGAAATTGCAATGGAAATAGATTCGCCACAAGCATTTACAGCTAAAATTTTACAAGCTTTGGTAAAGCACGATATAATAAACTCTATAAAAGGAGCTTATGGGGGTTTCGAGATTAGCAGAGATAAAATTGCAACCATTAAACTTAACCAAATTGTAAAAGCCATTGATGGCGACTCCATTTATAATGGTTGTGGCTTGGGTTTGCATAAGTGCGACGAAGCACATCCGTGTCCGGTTCACGATAAGTTTAAAGCCATTAGGGACAGTTTAAAGCACATGTTGGAAAACACAAGTTTAGAGGAATTGGCACTTAATATAAAATCGGGTGCTTCATTTTTAAAGATTTAA
- the ric gene encoding iron-sulfur cluster repair di-iron protein: MVTLQKDSEKQIGQFVAEDYRTAAVFSKYKIDFCCNGNRSIQEACEKKGIDSNVLLDELHSVLNNKGGESIDYKSWPLDLLIDYIEKRHHRYVEEKIPVLRQFLDKLCRVHGERHPELFKINELFTASAGELAAHMKKEELILFPFVKKMVSATLNQGAVQSPQFGTVENPIAMMMQEHDNEGERFREIAALTNDYNPPADACNTYRVTYAMLQEFEQDLHLHIHLENNILFPKAIKLEQQFN; this comes from the coding sequence ATGGTAACATTACAAAAAGATTCAGAAAAACAAATAGGGCAATTTGTAGCCGAAGATTATAGAACAGCAGCTGTTTTTTCGAAATACAAAATAGATTTTTGCTGCAACGGCAACAGAAGTATTCAAGAGGCGTGCGAAAAAAAGGGAATTGATAGCAACGTTTTATTAGATGAGTTACACAGCGTTTTAAACAATAAAGGAGGCGAATCAATTGATTACAAATCGTGGCCTTTAGATTTATTGATTGATTATATCGAAAAAAGACACCACCGTTATGTTGAAGAAAAAATTCCAGTATTACGTCAGTTTTTAGATAAATTATGTCGCGTTCATGGCGAGCGTCATCCGGAATTATTTAAGATAAACGAGCTGTTTACAGCATCGGCAGGCGAGTTGGCCGCCCACATGAAAAAAGAGGAGCTTATATTGTTTCCTTTTGTTAAGAAGATGGTGTCGGCAACATTAAACCAAGGCGCTGTACAATCGCCACAATTTGGAACGGTTGAAAACCCTATTGCAATGATGATGCAAGAACACGATAACGAAGGCGAGCGTTTTAGAGAAATTGCAGCATTAACAAATGATTATAACCCACCTGCAGATGCGTGCAATACTTATCGGGTAACTTATGCGATGCTTCAGGAATTTGAACAAGATTTACACCTACACATCCATTTAGAAAACAATATTCTATTCCCTAAGGCGATAAAGCTAGAACAACAATTTAATTAA